The following are encoded in a window of Prochlorococcus marinus str. MIT 1013 genomic DNA:
- a CDS encoding S66 peptidase family protein, translated as MIEPLKKGDLFHIVAASSPLTKNEDIHSGIKVLQEWGLICHHLDAIDRSWGYLAGNDEVRFNELHPKNHYPLLAFARGGWGSARLLERRQPWKEGWMIGFSDLTSILLARLAGGFQGGVHGPLITTLGAEPDWSKDRLKSILFGNCVPDIYGDPWGGGVSKGHLIVANLTVLTHLIGTQHLPNFKKSILIIEDIGEAPYRIDRMLTHLRLAGVLKHLSGLGFGSFINCNNEKGIEKGKTFELLDIFKDRTQDLKIPIVSNLPIGHCCGNASLPIGSQAILDGNKGRLSLLK; from the coding sequence ATGATTGAGCCTCTAAAAAAAGGCGATCTTTTCCACATTGTTGCCGCAAGTTCGCCATTAACTAAAAACGAGGATATTCACTCTGGGATAAAAGTCCTTCAGGAGTGGGGATTAATATGCCATCATCTTGATGCAATAGATAGGTCATGGGGGTATTTAGCAGGTAATGATGAAGTTAGATTTAATGAATTACACCCAAAAAATCATTACCCTCTTTTAGCTTTTGCTAGAGGTGGGTGGGGGTCGGCAAGATTGCTAGAGAGAAGACAACCATGGAAAGAAGGTTGGATGATTGGCTTTTCTGATTTAACTTCCATACTTCTTGCAAGGCTAGCAGGTGGATTTCAGGGAGGAGTTCATGGTCCACTAATCACTACGTTGGGAGCCGAACCAGACTGGAGTAAAGACAGACTTAAATCAATTTTATTTGGCAATTGTGTACCGGATATCTATGGAGACCCATGGGGAGGCGGAGTCTCAAAGGGGCATCTAATAGTTGCTAATCTAACTGTACTGACTCACTTAATTGGAACTCAACATCTACCAAATTTCAAAAAATCAATTTTAATCATCGAAGATATTGGAGAAGCTCCCTACAGAATTGACAGAATGCTAACCCACTTGAGATTGGCTGGAGTTTTAAAACATCTATCTGGCTTAGGTTTTGGCTCATTTATAAATTGTAATAATGAGAAAGGCATCGAAAAAGGAAAGACGTTTGAGCTTCTTGATATTTTCAAAGATAGAACACAAGACCTTAAAATCCCAATTGTTTCAAATCTGCCCATTGGACACTGTTGTGGGAATGCATCGCTTCCAATAGGTAGTCAAGCTATCTTGGATGGCAACAAAGGGAGACTTAGTCTTTTAAAGTAG
- the gmk gene encoding guanylate kinase: MSSSGNLTVLTGPSGVGKGTIVRKILDSHSDVWLSISATTRQPRSGEIDGEHYFFLEKKNFQEIIDNQGFLEWASFSNNFYGTPKKIVKEKIEKGTNVLLEIELEGARQIRKSFPEALQIFLAPPNLSELEKRIRGRGTENEEAIKDRLKIANKELVAKKEFDAVVINEDIEKAFKEIEGLMGLKTLT, from the coding sequence ATGTCATCTTCAGGAAATCTTACTGTTCTCACTGGCCCAAGCGGGGTGGGTAAAGGAACAATTGTTAGGAAAATCCTGGATAGTCATAGTGATGTATGGCTTTCTATTTCTGCTACTACTCGCCAGCCAAGATCTGGAGAAATTGATGGAGAACATTATTTTTTCTTAGAAAAGAAAAATTTTCAAGAAATAATTGATAATCAAGGTTTTCTGGAGTGGGCTTCATTCTCTAATAATTTTTATGGAACCCCAAAAAAAATAGTTAAAGAAAAAATAGAAAAAGGAACTAATGTTCTTCTTGAAATCGAATTAGAAGGAGCTCGACAAATTCGAAAGTCGTTTCCTGAAGCATTACAAATATTTTTAGCACCACCTAATTTATCTGAACTTGAAAAAAGGATTAGAGGCAGAGGTACTGAGAATGAAGAAGCTATTAAAGATCGTTTGAAAATAGCAAATAAGGAACTTGTTGCGAAAAAGGAGTTTGATGCTGTAGTTATTAATGAAGATATTGAAAAAGCCTTCAAGGAAATTGAAGGCTTAATGGGATTAAAAACTTTAACTTAA
- a CDS encoding DUF3067 family protein, translating into MSFKSNELNFGSSSSSIPLEVDEVVGCLRRRWGVTYDLKLLIKKDRIYLQMMWGFLEQQSFPLEEETFRENLNRTLEIINRAGQSDFVRNWLENVQAKPRLGRAITLRLPMDQRMDEFVL; encoded by the coding sequence ATGAGTTTTAAATCTAATGAGTTAAATTTTGGCAGCTCATCTTCTTCAATTCCCTTGGAAGTAGACGAGGTAGTGGGGTGCTTAAGAAGGCGATGGGGTGTCACATATGATTTGAAATTGTTAATCAAAAAAGACAGAATATATTTACAAATGATGTGGGGATTTTTAGAACAACAATCTTTCCCATTGGAGGAAGAGACCTTTCGAGAAAATTTGAATCGAACTTTAGAAATTATTAATCGTGCAGGTCAATCGGATTTCGTAAGAAATTGGTTGGAAAATGTACAGGCAAAGCCAAGACTTGGAAGAGCAATAACCTTACGGTTGCCTATGGATCAAAGGATGGACGAATTTGTCCTTTGA
- the tatC gene encoding twin-arginine translocase subunit TatC, protein MPLVDHLEELRQRILKSLIAILISSGFCLLFVRRLVQALEIPAGKIQFLQVAPGEFLFTSIKVAGYGGLTISLPFILYQFLKFILPGLTKKEKLLIAPSVAGSAILFFLGIFFAWKALIPAALGFLINYGADVVEPLWSIEKYLDFVLLLMLSTGLAFQLPILQLILGFLEIISWKKMLTAWRLVVMASAVAGAVLTPSTDPITMLLLSSSITFLFFVGIGLVALTTNLKGQIRPSFDP, encoded by the coding sequence ATGCCTTTAGTTGATCATCTTGAAGAACTTCGCCAAAGGATACTAAAGAGTCTCATTGCAATTCTTATATCATCAGGTTTTTGCTTGTTATTTGTTAGAAGGCTTGTACAGGCATTGGAGATACCGGCAGGAAAAATACAATTTTTACAAGTAGCGCCAGGTGAATTCTTATTTACTTCAATAAAAGTTGCAGGTTATGGGGGGCTTACTATTTCCCTCCCTTTTATACTTTACCAATTTTTAAAGTTCATCCTTCCTGGGCTAACTAAAAAAGAAAAACTTCTAATAGCCCCCTCTGTTGCTGGTTCAGCAATTTTATTTTTCTTAGGAATTTTCTTTGCATGGAAGGCTTTGATACCTGCCGCTTTGGGCTTTCTTATAAATTATGGTGCTGATGTTGTTGAACCACTTTGGTCAATAGAAAAATATTTAGATTTTGTACTTCTGCTTATGCTTTCAACTGGTTTAGCCTTCCAGTTACCAATCCTTCAATTGATATTAGGTTTCTTAGAAATAATTTCTTGGAAAAAGATGCTAACAGCATGGCGATTAGTAGTTATGGCTTCAGCAGTTGCAGGAGCTGTTTTAACTCCATCGACTGATCCCATAACCATGCTTCTTCTATCATCATCGATAACTTTTTTGTTTTTTGTTGGAATTGGGTTAGTGGCTTTAACAACAAATCTCAAAGGACAAATTCGTCCATCCTTTGATCCATAG
- a CDS encoding 4-hydroxybenzoate polyprenyltransferase produces the protein MNNLLTQKIGYYFQLLRWNKPSGRLILLIPAGWSLWLTPKAPPSLFVLGIITLGGLFVSGAGCIANDIWDRKFDKKVIRTKERPLANDKVSLKTAWILLILMLFFSLLIVLWIPTESRNLCLQLATLSLPFILLYPSAKRWFKYPQLILSICWGFSVLIPWAASESSLAGGVTLLFCWLATIFWTFGFDTVYAMADEIEDKVIGLNSSAISLGKKSIKTVSFCYFLTCSFLAIAAFKANLGLIFWPFWLTTTLGMQREVFLLSSRSKGIKTSVLHFSNQVRIGSLLLLGMIFSKLI, from the coding sequence GTGAATAATCTTCTTACTCAAAAAATTGGATATTATTTTCAACTTCTTAGATGGAACAAACCAAGTGGAAGATTGATACTTCTCATTCCTGCTGGCTGGTCTCTTTGGTTAACTCCTAAAGCCCCTCCTTCTCTATTCGTTTTGGGAATAATAACTTTAGGTGGGTTATTTGTTAGCGGTGCGGGATGTATCGCTAATGATATTTGGGACCGAAAGTTTGACAAGAAAGTAATAAGAACAAAAGAAAGACCATTAGCTAATGACAAAGTATCTCTAAAGACTGCATGGATACTACTAATTTTAATGTTATTTTTTAGTCTTTTAATAGTTCTTTGGATCCCAACAGAAAGTAGAAATTTATGCCTTCAACTTGCAACGTTATCATTACCTTTTATTCTTTTATATCCATCAGCAAAAAGATGGTTTAAATATCCCCAACTAATTCTCTCTATTTGCTGGGGTTTTTCAGTTCTAATTCCTTGGGCAGCAAGTGAATCTTCTTTAGCAGGAGGAGTAACATTATTATTTTGTTGGCTAGCAACTATTTTTTGGACCTTCGGCTTTGATACTGTTTATGCAATGGCAGATGAGATCGAAGACAAAGTAATTGGCCTAAATAGTAGTGCGATCAGTCTCGGGAAAAAGTCAATAAAAACAGTTTCTTTTTGCTACTTTTTAACCTGTTCTTTTCTTGCTATTGCTGCTTTTAAAGCAAATTTAGGATTAATATTTTGGCCTTTTTGGTTGACAACTACTTTAGGAATGCAAAGAGAGGTTTTTTTATTAAGTTCAAGATCAAAAGGTATTAAGACTTCGGTTTTGCATTTCAGCAATCAAGTCCGTATTGGGAGTTTATTACTTCTTGGCATGATCTTCAGCAAACTGATTTAA
- the lgt gene encoding prolipoprotein diacylglyceryl transferase, with protein MENIFLALRSPGPELFQLGPFSLRWYGLLIAISVLAGLNLSGELASKKGLKKSLINDLLPILVLASVIGARIYYVAFEWRNYTGKNFWSSINFLSLNIPIPSAIEIWGGGIAIHGALIMGTLSIIFFCRWKKESFWAVIDVLVPSVALGQAIGRWGNFFNNEAFGIPTNLPWKLFIPYEFRPEIFSAQEYFHPTFLYESVWNIFVFCILIFLFRKSVKKELTIPSGTLSCLYLITYSLGRLWIEALRTDPLCLGGVPPFCAGGLRIAQLISLFLISAGLLGIWRIYISKKVLPDPSLINRRNQ; from the coding sequence ATGGAAAATATTTTTTTAGCGCTTAGATCACCTGGGCCTGAGTTGTTTCAACTAGGGCCTTTTTCTTTAAGATGGTATGGATTGCTAATAGCCATTTCGGTTTTAGCAGGTTTAAATTTATCAGGTGAATTAGCATCAAAAAAAGGATTAAAAAAAAGCCTTATTAACGATTTACTTCCTATTTTAGTTTTGGCATCTGTAATTGGTGCAAGAATTTATTATGTTGCATTTGAATGGAGAAACTACACTGGTAAAAACTTCTGGAGTTCTATTAATTTCCTAAGCTTAAATATTCCTATTCCCAGTGCTATAGAAATTTGGGGAGGAGGAATTGCAATACATGGAGCACTGATAATGGGTACATTATCCATTATATTTTTTTGCCGCTGGAAAAAAGAATCTTTTTGGGCTGTTATCGATGTTTTGGTCCCCTCAGTTGCTTTAGGCCAAGCAATAGGTAGATGGGGAAATTTTTTTAATAATGAAGCTTTTGGTATACCTACAAACTTACCCTGGAAATTATTTATACCTTATGAATTCAGGCCAGAAATATTCTCCGCACAAGAATATTTTCACCCTACTTTTCTTTATGAATCAGTATGGAACATTTTTGTTTTTTGCATACTAATTTTTCTTTTTAGAAAGTCAGTTAAAAAAGAACTTACTATCCCATCTGGGACTTTAAGCTGCTTATATTTGATCACTTACAGTTTAGGAAGGTTATGGATAGAAGCCCTAAGAACAGATCCTCTCTGCTTGGGTGGAGTTCCACCTTTTTGCGCGGGAGGGCTACGGATAGCACAATTGATTAGCTTGTTTTTAATTAGTGCAGGTTTATTAGGAATATGGAGAATTTACATTTCTAAAAAAGTACTCCCTGATCCTTCCTTAATTAACAGGAGAAATCAATGA
- the petA gene encoding cytochrome f, which translates to MKKNFNTTSKTMSRSLKLFLCSVVLGFSIFLVPQPSWAYPFWAQQKFENPREATGKIVCANCHVASMPTRAEVPQSVAADSVFKTVVEIPYKKDLQEIGADGSKVPLQVGAVVMLPDGFKLAPQERWTDEIKEETQGVYFTQYSEEQENIILVGPLPGDQNREIVFPVLSPDPRKDKNFNFGKYSIHVGGNRGRGQVYPTGEKSNNNMFTATNSGTISSIDTNEDGTQIINLNNEEGESFAENIPAGTSLLVKEGDIIEKGAKLTEDPNVGGFGQLDKEIVLQSKARVIGMIIFFIGVGLSQIMLVLKKKQVEKVQAAEGI; encoded by the coding sequence ATGAAAAAAAACTTCAATACCACTTCTAAAACCATGAGTCGTTCATTAAAACTTTTCCTTTGTTCAGTTGTTCTTGGATTTTCAATATTCTTAGTTCCACAACCAAGTTGGGCATATCCATTTTGGGCGCAGCAAAAATTCGAAAATCCTAGAGAGGCAACTGGAAAAATTGTTTGCGCTAATTGTCATGTAGCAAGTATGCCTACTAGAGCTGAAGTACCTCAGTCAGTTGCTGCTGATAGTGTTTTCAAAACAGTCGTAGAAATACCTTACAAAAAGGATTTACAAGAAATTGGAGCTGATGGCAGCAAAGTCCCTCTCCAAGTTGGGGCAGTTGTAATGCTTCCTGACGGATTTAAACTTGCTCCTCAAGAAAGATGGACTGATGAAATAAAAGAAGAAACACAAGGTGTTTACTTCACTCAATACAGCGAGGAACAAGAAAATATTATTTTAGTAGGCCCTTTACCTGGTGATCAAAACAGAGAGATTGTCTTCCCTGTACTTTCACCTGATCCTAGAAAAGACAAAAATTTCAACTTTGGAAAGTATTCAATTCATGTAGGAGGTAATAGAGGAAGAGGTCAAGTTTATCCAACTGGCGAAAAGAGCAATAACAATATGTTTACAGCAACCAATTCTGGAACAATAAGCTCAATTGATACAAATGAAGATGGTACACAAATTATTAATCTAAATAATGAAGAAGGAGAAAGTTTTGCAGAAAATATTCCTGCAGGGACTTCATTATTAGTTAAAGAAGGTGACATTATCGAGAAAGGTGCCAAATTAACGGAAGATCCTAATGTTGGAGGCTTTGGTCAACTTGACAAAGAAATAGTTCTACAAAGCAAAGCAAGAGTTATTGGAATGATAATTTTCTTTATAGGAGTTGGTTTATCACAAATAATGTTGGTTCTTAAAAAGAAACAAGTTGAAAAGGTTCAAGCTGCTGAAGGAATATAA
- a CDS encoding Rqc2 family fibronectin-binding protein, with translation MNKVPIQIMDLTTLKAVVFELSQDIVPSRFENAQQIDSHTIQLGFRTLEKLTWIEISWLAESPRIVSIPPPKRYGEKSTLAKQVKHLLVNLALVEITQTGFERIVRFKLSSRPGKEIEKELIVELMGRHSNILLLDSKKKVITLGKQIKESQSRLRPIGTGDIYTSPPPLKGLIPDYSESFNSWKDNICLVPSTFKNSLKDTYQGISPALTLQIAGNNYNDAINIINQSVTSIELDIWEAIYKKWKEWLLDIENNNYSINFKGATDFVVWGQMKSNAKNSKIGISLSIYYSNKIAERKINSIREKLKQDLKNSKDHEIRKLEEQELLIQNISEYITMQNKANNLLTLQSPTKKQIIEAQRLFKEAKRKKRSKESILNRINFYKKKISNIEYCELFLNSLMYGENNDNKNNLESIIELKEEVEEYICIKKNTSKFKSNRNKEQTSNIKEIQSPSGLKIQIGGNNRQNELISLRKGKKGDLWFHAQESPGSHVVLKSSNGLFDEKDIQLAADLASLFSRARANKQVPILMVPIENLQRISGALPGTVSHRGGKVIWGKAERAEKYFHHK, from the coding sequence ATGAACAAAGTTCCCATTCAAATTATGGACTTAACAACCCTTAAAGCGGTTGTATTTGAACTTAGTCAAGACATAGTTCCAAGTCGATTTGAAAATGCACAGCAAATTGATTCACATACTATTCAACTAGGATTTAGAACCCTAGAAAAGCTTACATGGATAGAAATAAGCTGGCTTGCCGAATCTCCAAGAATTGTATCAATACCGCCACCAAAAAGATATGGGGAGAAAAGTACATTAGCGAAACAAGTAAAACATTTATTGGTCAATTTAGCTCTGGTAGAAATAACACAAACTGGTTTTGAAAGAATAGTAAGATTTAAATTATCTAGCAGACCTGGAAAAGAGATAGAGAAAGAATTGATAGTCGAGTTGATGGGTAGACACAGTAATATTTTACTTTTAGATAGCAAAAAAAAAGTAATTACTCTTGGGAAACAAATAAAAGAGAGTCAATCAAGATTAAGGCCAATAGGAACAGGAGATATCTATACTTCCCCTCCACCTCTTAAAGGCTTAATTCCTGATTACTCTGAATCATTCAATTCATGGAAAGATAATATTTGCTTAGTTCCATCAACATTTAAGAATAGTCTAAAAGATACTTACCAAGGAATAAGTCCTGCTCTAACATTACAAATTGCAGGCAATAATTATAACGACGCTATCAATATAATAAATCAATCAGTAACAAGTATTGAATTAGATATATGGGAAGCAATATATAAAAAGTGGAAAGAGTGGCTATTAGATATTGAGAATAACAATTACTCTATTAATTTTAAAGGAGCAACTGATTTTGTAGTCTGGGGACAAATGAAGTCAAACGCTAAAAATAGTAAAATAGGAATTAGCCTTAGCATCTATTATTCAAATAAAATTGCAGAAAGAAAAATAAATTCTATTAGAGAAAAATTGAAACAAGATCTAAAGAATTCGAAAGATCACGAAATCAGAAAGCTTGAGGAACAGGAATTACTAATTCAAAATATTTCTGAATATATAACGATGCAAAACAAGGCTAATAATCTTCTCACTTTACAATCTCCCACTAAGAAGCAAATAATTGAGGCTCAAAGACTATTTAAAGAGGCTAAAAGGAAAAAAAGATCTAAAGAATCAATTCTAAATAGAATCAATTTTTACAAGAAAAAAATATCAAATATTGAATATTGTGAATTATTTCTTAATTCATTAATGTATGGTGAAAATAATGATAACAAAAACAATCTAGAATCCATTATTGAACTTAAAGAAGAAGTCGAGGAATATATTTGCATTAAAAAAAATACATCCAAGTTTAAATCAAATAGGAATAAAGAACAGACTTCAAATATAAAAGAGATTCAAAGTCCAAGTGGTCTAAAGATTCAAATAGGAGGTAACAACAGGCAAAACGAATTAATCAGTTTAAGGAAAGGAAAGAAAGGTGACCTTTGGTTTCATGCGCAAGAATCACCTGGAAGCCATGTTGTACTGAAATCATCCAACGGACTTTTCGATGAAAAAGATATTCAATTAGCAGCTGATTTAGCTTCTCTCTTTAGCCGGGCTAGAGCTAACAAGCAAGTACCAATTTTAATGGTGCCAATTGAAAATCTTCAAAGGATATCAGGAGCCTTACCTGGAACAGTTAGCCATAGAGGAGGAAAGGTGATTTGGGGGAAAGCAGAGCGAGCAGAGAAATATTTCCACCACAAGTGA
- the petC gene encoding cytochrome b6-f complex iron-sulfur subunit yields MTQMNAADVPSMGRRQFMNLLTFGTVTGVALGALYPVAQYFTPYRAGGGGGGTNAKDELGNPVKASAWLSTHPVGDRSLVQGLKGDPTYLIVEGEDAITSYGINAICTHLGCVVPWNSGANKYMCPCHGSQYDETGKVVRGPAPLSLALAHVSVEDDQVLISQWTETDFRTGIDPWWG; encoded by the coding sequence ATGACACAAATGAATGCTGCAGATGTGCCCTCAATGGGCAGAAGGCAGTTCATGAACTTGCTTACCTTTGGTACCGTCACAGGGGTTGCCTTAGGAGCTTTATATCCAGTAGCTCAATACTTCACTCCCTACAGAGCCGGTGGAGGTGGAGGTGGAACGAATGCTAAGGATGAGCTAGGCAATCCAGTAAAGGCAAGTGCATGGCTATCTACTCATCCAGTTGGAGACAGGAGTTTAGTCCAAGGTCTTAAAGGTGACCCTACCTATCTAATAGTTGAAGGCGAGGATGCAATAACTAGTTATGGGATCAATGCTATTTGTACACACCTTGGCTGTGTAGTGCCTTGGAATAGCGGTGCAAATAAATACATGTGTCCATGTCATGGAAGTCAATATGATGAGACAGGGAAAGTTGTAAGAGGTCCAGCCCCTCTATCACTAGCTTTAGCTCATGTCTCAGTCGAGGATGATCAAGTTCTAATAAGTCAGTGGACAGAAACTGATTTTCGAACTGGTATTGATCCTTGGTGGGGTTGA
- a CDS encoding Ppx/GppA phosphatase family protein: MLGDSINNSIELDLGENQDTELCRVATIDIGTNSTHLLIAKLERKLNTFSIDLAEKSTTRLGERDPETGELTSLAMNRAFSTLKRFKDLSESYKVESLIIAATSAVREAPNGRIFISEIKKKIGLDVELISGAEEARLIYLGVLSGMQFENKPHLVLDIGGGSTELILADSSEARALTSTKIGAVRLQREFIKKDPISSQTELFLRSFIRGSMESAIDKVSKRIEVGETPVLVATSGTAMAIGALISNKENHIQSKLQGYKISKNNLDIIVSQLIKMTSSERSELSSLSERRSEIIVPGALILQTIMDMVKVNEIILSERALREGLVVDWMCRNNYLKDQLSFQGSIRERTVIHQSKRFGVNSKRSKRVSEFALAFYDKTKGILHNDSGQGRDLLWAAAKLHSCGKHINISSYHKHSWYLIRHGELLGYSQSEHLMVAAIARYHRKSFPKKRHESWQLLIDESQRSLVAEMSLLLRLSCALDRRPEPLIAKIVIEANNKKVNIDLIPNELGQNLDLEKWSLTKAALLIKKIKDVDINIL, translated from the coding sequence ATGTTAGGTGACTCAATAAATAATTCTATTGAATTGGATCTTGGAGAAAATCAAGATACAGAATTGTGTCGTGTAGCAACAATTGATATTGGCACCAACTCAACTCATTTATTAATTGCAAAGCTTGAGCGAAAATTAAATACATTTAGTATTGACCTTGCAGAGAAATCGACAACACGACTAGGAGAAAGAGATCCTGAGACGGGAGAACTTACCTCCCTTGCTATGAATAGGGCTTTTTCAACATTAAAGAGGTTTAAGGATTTATCTGAAAGTTATAAAGTCGAGAGTCTTATCATTGCCGCTACAAGTGCGGTTAGAGAAGCACCAAATGGGAGAATCTTTATTTCTGAAATAAAAAAGAAGATAGGCTTAGATGTTGAATTGATAAGCGGAGCAGAAGAAGCAAGATTGATTTATTTAGGTGTACTTTCAGGGATGCAATTTGAAAATAAACCTCATCTAGTTCTTGATATTGGAGGAGGTTCGACAGAATTAATCCTTGCTGATAGCTCTGAAGCACGAGCATTAACAAGTACAAAGATTGGAGCAGTAAGATTACAAAGAGAATTTATTAAAAAAGATCCAATATCCTCTCAGACTGAATTGTTTTTAAGATCATTTATTAGGGGTTCTATGGAGTCTGCAATTGATAAAGTATCTAAGAGAATTGAAGTAGGTGAGACACCAGTTTTAGTTGCAACTAGTGGAACTGCAATGGCTATTGGTGCATTGATATCTAATAAAGAAAATCATATTCAATCAAAATTACAAGGATATAAAATATCAAAAAATAATTTGGATATAATTGTTAGTCAGTTAATAAAAATGACATCTTCTGAACGGAGTGAATTATCCTCATTAAGTGAAAGAAGATCTGAGATTATTGTCCCTGGGGCTTTGATTTTACAAACCATAATGGATATGGTTAAAGTAAATGAAATTATTTTAAGTGAAAGGGCCCTTCGTGAGGGATTAGTCGTTGATTGGATGTGTCGTAATAATTATTTAAAAGATCAGTTGAGCTTTCAAGGATCAATAAGAGAAAGAACAGTTATTCATCAATCTAAAAGATTTGGTGTTAATTCAAAACGATCAAAAAGGGTGTCAGAATTTGCCCTTGCTTTTTATGATAAGACTAAGGGGATTTTGCATAATGATAGTGGTCAAGGCAGAGATCTTTTGTGGGCAGCAGCTAAACTTCACTCTTGTGGAAAACATATCAATATAAGTTCATATCACAAGCATTCTTGGTATTTAATCAGACATGGAGAGCTCTTGGGATATTCCCAAAGTGAGCATTTAATGGTCGCTGCTATTGCAAGATATCATAGGAAAAGTTTTCCAAAAAAAAGACATGAATCTTGGCAATTATTGATTGATGAAAGTCAAAGAAGTTTGGTTGCTGAAATGTCTTTACTTCTTCGCCTTTCATGCGCTTTGGATAGAAGGCCAGAACCTTTAATAGCAAAAATAGTTATTGAAGCTAATAATAAGAAAGTTAATATAGATCTTATTCCTAATGAATTAGGCCAAAATTTAGATCTTGAGAAATGGAGCTTAACAAAGGCAGCTTTACTGATTAAGAAAATTAAAGATGTTGATATAAATATACTTTAA
- the cobM gene encoding precorrin-4 C(11)-methyltransferase translates to MNPISIVGAGPGALDLMTIRAQQRLKTADVLVWTDSLIPKQITKLVKDNCEKIKTSSLTLEEIILILITKHKEGKKIVRLHDGDPCLYGAISEQICRLNDEGIEVEVVPGVSAYQATAATLGFELTIPDLTQTIILSRADGRTGKPEKESLQKLASIQSSLCLYLSARHVEEVQSILIKYYPANTPVAIAYRVTWPDEWIKIIPLREMAKISQEKNLIRTTLYIISPTLKIGNNRSKLYNPTHSHLFRPC, encoded by the coding sequence ATGAATCCGATTTCAATTGTAGGAGCAGGGCCAGGCGCTTTAGATTTAATGACAATACGAGCTCAACAAAGACTAAAAACAGCTGATGTTCTTGTTTGGACAGATTCTCTCATTCCTAAACAAATCACAAAACTTGTTAAAGATAATTGTGAAAAGATAAAGACAAGCTCATTAACTCTAGAAGAGATAATTTTGATCTTAATTACAAAGCACAAGGAAGGTAAAAAAATTGTTCGTCTCCACGATGGTGATCCTTGCTTATATGGAGCAATATCAGAACAAATATGTAGATTAAATGATGAAGGGATTGAAGTAGAGGTGGTTCCTGGAGTGAGTGCCTATCAGGCAACAGCTGCAACTTTAGGATTCGAACTAACAATTCCAGATTTAACCCAGACCATAATACTTAGCAGAGCTGATGGCAGGACAGGAAAACCAGAGAAAGAAAGTCTTCAAAAGCTAGCTTCTATTCAGTCCTCTTTATGTCTGTACCTAAGTGCAAGACATGTGGAAGAAGTTCAATCCATACTTATAAAGTATTATCCTGCAAATACTCCTGTAGCTATTGCATATAGAGTAACTTGGCCAGACGAATGGATAAAAATTATACCTTTGAGAGAGATGGCAAAAATATCTCAAGAAAAAAATTTAATCAGAACAACATTATACATAATTAGTCCAACATTAAAGATCGGGAATAATAGATCAAAACTATATAATCCAACTCATTCTCATTTATTTAGGCCGTGTTAA
- a CDS encoding helix-turn-helix domain-containing protein, which yields MEKSDEKKSDGNYVANKKTALQTVGEFLREARQGRNLSLEDLSSSLRIGKEQLIALESGDESALPEKVFIRAMVRRIAEKLNLDTSFILEELNEKKNNDPKPIPVIKKKNTRKKRNFNPLSMVIFSGALGLFTSFMVLKYIQGVQNDSTNPQRSHVFLLDKNTYF from the coding sequence TTGGAAAAAAGTGATGAAAAAAAAAGCGATGGTAATTATGTCGCAAATAAAAAAACGGCATTACAAACCGTTGGTGAGTTTCTCAGAGAAGCCCGACAAGGCAGAAATCTTTCATTAGAGGATCTATCTTCATCACTTAGAATTGGGAAAGAACAATTAATTGCACTTGAATCAGGAGATGAAAGCGCTCTTCCTGAAAAAGTTTTTATCAGAGCAATGGTTCGAAGAATAGCTGAGAAATTGAACTTAGATACAAGTTTTATTCTTGAAGAACTTAATGAAAAGAAAAATAATGACCCTAAACCTATCCCTGTGATTAAGAAGAAAAATACTAGAAAAAAAAGGAATTTTAATCCATTGAGCATGGTAATTTTTTCTGGTGCTTTAGGATTATTCACTTCATTTATGGTATTAAAATATATTCAAGGAGTGCAAAATGATTCGACCAACCCCCAGCGAAGTCATGTCTTTTTATTAGATAAAAACACATATTTTTAA